Proteins found in one Syngnathus acus chromosome 9, fSynAcu1.2, whole genome shotgun sequence genomic segment:
- the rgmb gene encoding RGM domain family member B gives MGRAGCCCSGAERLATPSLVRRFRPLLLLIIALTSASRIGHCQVISPQCRIQKCTTDFVSLTSHLTPAVDDFHVEFCKALRSYKACTQRTAKSCRGNLVFHSAVLGISDLMSQRNCSRDGPTSSTQPEVHHEPCNYYSRIQHAHTHAHAHAHTHSHTHARPGFLFCGLFGDPHLRTFKDSFQTCKVEGAWPLIDNDYLSVQVTNVPVVTGSSATATNKITVIFKPYEGCTDQRVYQAVTDNLPAAFDDGTVSSGDPIHISMGADGAAGKVRALWISERSPGHHIELHAGYIGVTVIVRQLGRYLTLAVRIPEELAQAYDATQDLQLCLNGCPRVERIDQSGHLPLSPPSVGLQLQHLHKPRYSSQIQLYSQSDRQAFTVEAAKERCREQLEVQDIYFHSCVFDLLTTGDANFTVAAYSAQKDMESLHPHRDRWRIYPRGSAPSTFYYPQPLQLLTLLLLCTLSFV, from the exons ATGGGGAGAGCTGGATGCTGCTGCAGCGGGGCTGAGCGCCTCGCCACCCCGTCTCTGGTGCGCCGCTTCCGgccactgctgctgctgatcaTCGCTCTGACCTCCGCTTCGCGCATAG GTCATTGCCAGGTGATCAGCCCTCAGTGTCGCATCCAGAAGTGCACCACCGACTTTGTGTCCCTGACCTCTCACCTCACACCGGCTGTGGATGACTTTCACGTCGAATTTTGCAAAGCTTTGCGGTCTTACAAGGCCTGCACGCAAAGGACGGCAAAGTCCTGCAGGGGCAACCTGGTCTTCCACTCGGCCGTGCTGGGCATCTCGGACTTAATGAGCCAGAGGAACTGCTCCCGAGATGGCCCCACTTCCTCGACGCAACCCGAGGTCCACCACGAGCCGTGCAACTACTACAGTCGCATTcagcatgcgcacacacacgcccatgcgcacgcgcacactcaCAGCCACACTCACGCAAGGCCCGGATTCCTGTTCTGCGGGCTGTTCGGGGACCCCCACTTGAGGACATTCAAGGACAGCTTCCAGACTTGCAAGGTGGAGGGGGCGTGGCCTCTCATCGATAATGACTATCTGTCGGTTCAGGTCACCAATGTTCCAGTGGTCACGGGCTCCTCTGCCACAGCCACCAATAAG ATCACGGTTATCTTCAAGCCCTACGAGGGTTGCACCGACCAAAGGGTCTACCAGGCGGTCACAGACAACCTACCCGCCGCCTTCGACGATGGTACGGTCAGCAGCGGAGACCCCATCCACATCTCCATGGGGGCCGACGGCGCCGCCGGGAAAGTGAGGGCCCTTTGGATCTCAGAGCGCAGCCCGGGCCACCACATCGAACTGCACGCGGGCTACATCGGCGTCACGGTTATCGTCCGACAGCTTGGTCGCTATCTGACCCTGGCCGTTCGGATCCCCGAAGAGCTGGCTCAGGCCTACGATGCCACTCAGGACCTGCAGCTATGTCTGAACGGCTGCCCCAGAGTGGAGCGCATCGATCAGAGCGGCCATCTGCCTCTATCGCCGCCTTCGGTGGGCCTTCAGCTCCAGCATCTGCACAAGCCCAGATACTCCTCACAGATACAGTTATACTCTCAAAGCGACAGGCAGGCGTTCACTGTGGAAGCTGCTAAGGAGCGCTGCCGGGAGCAGCTGGAGGTTCAGGACATTTACTTCCACTCCTGTGTGTTTGACCTCCTTACCACAGGGGACGCTAACTTTACCGTGGCAGCATACAGCGCCCAGAAAGACATGGAGAGTCTTCATCCGCACAGAGACAGATGGAGGATCTACCCCCGAGGCTCCGCCCCCTCCACCTTCTACTACCCCCAACCTTTGCAACTGCTCACTCTGCTTCTGCTTTGTACACTCAGCTTTGTGTAA